One genomic window of Thermocladium sp. ECH_B includes the following:
- a CDS encoding MFS transporter, translating to MQKDTGYTIAGRIERIPWNSFYTRLVILLSIGEFFELYDLFLGGFAAVPISKYFHVSIAASIYYTVAVLFLGAFIGAIVFTIIGDAWGRRTALLFNLTLMSLAYLATPFAPNIVTLGALRFIAGLGIGPEALIVIDILSTEFFPAKFRGRALSTAYTIAWLAPIVVAGLAYVLLPYKYGGLYGWQWLFIIGGLGILLVLPFRFLIPESPRWLEVHGRKAEADAIVAKMESIARREKGELPEPPRLEVVESKRIPFSELFSGEYRKRTIMLWIFEFLQAGVYYGFASLAPSVLYAKGFTIVKTLEYTFIIYTSYFLSSVASIFVIDSVKFDRKWQTALVMLLMGIDGLAFGYAITPLEAVATGFLFGFLSNIFSNAFHQYGAELYPTRIRAFADGVQYSLSRLGNYIWLTALPLVLQSYGPGAMYAVVLVMAIIVFIDVAILGPRASQIQLENLSK from the coding sequence ATGCAAAAAGATACTGGATACACCATAGCAGGTAGGATTGAACGTATACCATGGAACTCCTTCTATACTAGGCTCGTCATTCTACTCTCAATAGGGGAATTCTTCGAGCTATACGACTTATTCCTAGGAGGCTTCGCGGCTGTGCCAATATCTAAGTACTTCCATGTATCAATAGCCGCCTCCATATACTATACCGTGGCGGTGCTCTTCTTGGGGGCATTCATAGGCGCCATAGTGTTCACAATTATCGGGGATGCATGGGGACGACGAACAGCCCTCCTATTCAACTTAACACTAATGAGTTTGGCTTACCTAGCTACGCCGTTTGCTCCAAACATAGTTACGCTTGGAGCGCTGCGATTCATCGCCGGGCTCGGCATTGGCCCTGAAGCATTAATTGTAATAGATATACTTAGCACCGAGTTCTTCCCGGCAAAATTCAGGGGAAGAGCATTATCCACCGCATACACCATAGCTTGGTTAGCGCCCATAGTTGTGGCTGGATTGGCTTATGTACTGCTTCCCTATAAATACGGTGGATTATATGGCTGGCAATGGTTATTCATAATAGGAGGCCTAGGCATACTGCTTGTTTTACCGTTCAGGTTCCTAATCCCGGAATCCCCCAGGTGGCTTGAGGTTCATGGACGAAAGGCGGAGGCGGATGCCATAGTAGCCAAGATGGAGAGCATCGCTAGGAGGGAAAAAGGCGAGCTGCCGGAACCACCGAGGCTGGAGGTGGTGGAGAGCAAGAGAATACCGTTCAGTGAATTATTTAGTGGGGAATACAGGAAGAGAACCATAATGCTTTGGATATTCGAGTTCCTCCAGGCAGGCGTTTATTATGGATTCGCGTCCCTCGCGCCCAGCGTTCTCTACGCTAAGGGCTTCACCATAGTTAAGACCCTTGAGTACACCTTCATAATATACACATCCTACTTCCTGTCCTCAGTGGCCTCCATATTCGTCATAGATAGCGTCAAGTTCGATAGGAAATGGCAAACCGCCCTCGTGATGTTACTGATGGGCATCGATGGATTAGCGTTTGGATACGCCATAACTCCCTTAGAGGCAGTGGCCACGGGCTTCTTGTTTGGCTTCCTATCCAACATATTCTCGAACGCATTTCATCAATATGGAGCTGAATTATATCCAACCAGGATACGCGCATTCGCAGATGGCGTTCAATACTCCCTTAGCAGGCTTGGCAATTATATTTGGTTAACTGCATTACCACTAGTGCTTCAGTCCTATGGGCCTGGAGCCATGTATGCAGTGGTGCTAGTAATGGCCATAATCGTCTTCATAGATGTGGCCATACTGGGCCCACGCGCATCCCAGATCCAGCTAGAGAATCTAAGCAAGTAA